The following coding sequences lie in one Streptomyces albofaciens JCM 4342 genomic window:
- a CDS encoding protein kinase, translating to MEPCSPCPLPNGVAVALTPTGVRLVTNRRGSTVWDVRTAAERYAVKVGRPVPESDDHPGQDWTGVAPAREAVVLQLLDTFAVYGTWPYGTWNAQPWHEGPSLYELWEPQREGGVPPPLDAAHACADALVALHEAGWVHGDIRPDHLIIGPAGTATLIGLALAHGGTVPDAVDFPYPGSLVPYESPEISRSILETGTAAPTTASDVYALGASFFLSATGRRHVDYPDGAPRAVQRKTAATAPHRPVTVPGLFGRLIEAMLSPLPGDRPTSAEVRSVLACQP from the coding sequence GTGGAACCCTGCTCCCCCTGCCCCCTCCCGAACGGCGTGGCCGTGGCCCTCACCCCCACCGGGGTGCGCCTGGTGACCAATCGCCGCGGGTCCACCGTCTGGGACGTACGGACCGCGGCGGAGCGGTACGCCGTGAAGGTCGGGCGCCCCGTACCCGAGTCGGACGATCATCCCGGGCAGGACTGGACCGGTGTGGCCCCGGCCCGCGAGGCCGTGGTCCTCCAGCTGCTGGATACGTTCGCGGTCTACGGGACGTGGCCGTACGGGACCTGGAACGCGCAGCCGTGGCACGAAGGACCCAGCCTGTACGAACTGTGGGAGCCGCAGCGCGAGGGCGGGGTCCCGCCACCCCTCGACGCCGCGCACGCGTGTGCCGACGCGCTCGTCGCGCTGCACGAGGCGGGGTGGGTCCACGGGGACATCCGGCCGGACCACTTGATCATCGGCCCCGCCGGCACCGCCACGCTCATCGGCCTCGCCCTGGCGCACGGCGGAACGGTGCCGGACGCGGTCGATTTCCCGTACCCGGGCAGCCTCGTCCCTTACGAAAGCCCGGAAATCTCCCGGAGCATTCTGGAAACGGGAACGGCGGCGCCCACCACCGCATCGGACGTGTACGCGCTGGGCGCCTCTTTCTTCCTCAGCGCGACGGGGCGGCGGCACGTGGATTACCCCGACGGCGCGCCGCGCGCCGTGCAACGGAAAACCGCCGCCACCGCCCCGCACCGCCCGGTGACCGTCCCGGGCCTGTTCGGCAGACTGATCGAGGCCATGCTGAGCCCGCTGCCGGGCGACCGGCCGACCAGC
- a CDS encoding tetratricopeptide repeat protein, with translation MAQRTPNCALRRLFTESGWSLDQCARAVNRVGTEVGRTLRYNESAVHHWLGGTLPREPVRPIVLEAFARRLGRPVTHAQAGFPVPAVQASEFVGTLEGLVELGSMDVDPSRRGLLGAGLFSVALTIPGWQDVVARAEGIRTGKSAHIGMSDVRMVVAMSERVSELDDEFGGRYARPMAASFLINTVAPALAADGTEEVRTALRSAASILCYRTGYMAVDEGEHHLAQQYYLKALELAGAANDPFAYSTVLRGMSVQAINLGHGADSLRLADAAGAVSPQAGPRMRAFLAGQQAHAAARTGDRAGALSHIRAAESAMERAETQVRMWGSYSATALCYHTSQVRYEFGDKARALQAMEEADRVRQSVYRRDRVHYRGLLAERQLELGHLEAACHTWNLALDDYPLVKSGRADDRMRRMAAFIRPYRKNAAARALYERARPLLKV, from the coding sequence ATGGCACAGCGGACACCCAACTGCGCGTTGCGACGTCTGTTCACGGAGAGCGGCTGGTCCCTCGATCAGTGCGCGCGGGCGGTCAACCGGGTGGGCACCGAGGTCGGCAGAACACTTCGGTACAACGAGTCCGCCGTGCATCACTGGCTCGGCGGTACGTTGCCGCGCGAGCCCGTGCGGCCCATCGTCCTGGAAGCGTTCGCGCGGAGGCTCGGCCGTCCCGTCACCCATGCCCAGGCCGGATTTCCCGTGCCGGCCGTTCAGGCGTCCGAATTCGTGGGTACGTTGGAAGGGCTGGTCGAATTGGGGAGCATGGACGTGGACCCTTCGCGGCGTGGGCTGTTGGGAGCCGGACTGTTCTCCGTCGCCCTGACCATTCCTGGCTGGCAGGACGTCGTGGCGAGGGCGGAAGGCATCCGGACCGGGAAGAGCGCGCACATCGGCATGAGCGATGTGCGGATGGTCGTCGCCATGTCGGAGCGCGTATCGGAGCTGGACGACGAATTCGGTGGGCGCTACGCGCGGCCCATGGCGGCGTCATTCCTGATCAATACGGTGGCACCGGCCCTCGCGGCGGACGGTACGGAAGAGGTCCGAACGGCCTTGCGGTCCGCCGCGTCGATTCTGTGTTACCGCACCGGCTACATGGCCGTGGACGAGGGGGAACACCACCTGGCGCAGCAGTACTACCTCAAGGCGCTGGAGCTGGCGGGGGCGGCAAACGATCCCTTCGCGTACAGCACGGTCCTCCGCGGGATGAGCGTACAGGCGATCAACCTCGGCCATGGCGCCGATTCCCTGCGGCTCGCGGACGCTGCTGGTGCCGTGTCGCCGCAGGCGGGGCCGCGGATGCGGGCGTTCCTGGCGGGGCAGCAGGCGCACGCCGCGGCGCGCACGGGGGACCGGGCAGGTGCGCTGAGCCATATCCGCGCGGCGGAATCCGCGATGGAGCGGGCCGAAACGCAGGTGCGGATGTGGGGCTCGTACAGTGCCACCGCGCTCTGCTACCACACCAGTCAGGTGCGCTACGAATTCGGTGACAAGGCCAGGGCTCTCCAGGCGATGGAGGAGGCGGACCGGGTACGCCAAAGCGTGTACCGGCGCGATCGCGTCCACTATCGCGGCCTGCTCGCCGAACGCCAACTGGAACTCGGCCACCTCGAAGCCGCCTGCCACACCTGGAACCTGGCGCTGGACGACTACCCGCTCGTGAAGTCCGGCCGAGCCGACGACCGTATGCGGCGGATGGCCGCGTTCATCCGTCCGTACCGGAAGAACGCCGCCGCCCGCGCGCTGTACGAGCGGGCCCGGCCGCTGCTCAAGGTCTAG